The following coding sequences lie in one Arachis stenosperma cultivar V10309 chromosome 5, arast.V10309.gnm1.PFL2, whole genome shotgun sequence genomic window:
- the LOC130980411 gene encoding uncharacterized protein LOC130980411 → MLTAIYGSPQRLMRKSLWDNLRDLRNSVDLPWCTIGDFNAILHSYEKRGGAPSQSGDACPDFISCVSDVGLLDLGFSGFPFTWKRGNLFERLDRALSDIDWQIKFPEASIKHLPSLKSDHSPIYLQLSPVALPNRRRRPFRFLAAWLNHPEFDNLVSNNWRVQESWSNGVENFKSSLKTWNSEVFGDINRKSQGFLEDFRV, encoded by the coding sequence ATGTTGACGGCTATCTATGGGAGTCCTCAGAGATTGATGCGTAAGTCGCTTTGGGATAATCTTCGAGATCTTCGGAATTCTGTTGATCTTCCTTGGTGCACCATTGGCGATTTTAATGCCATCTTACACAGTTATGAAAAAAGGGGAGGAGCTCCTTCTCAAAGTGGCGATGCTTGCCCTGATTTTATATCTTGCGTCTCAGATGTAGGCCTTTTGGATTTGGGTTTCTCTGGCTTTCCCTTTACCTGGAAAAGAGGTAACTTGTTTGAACGCCTGGATAGAGCTCTTAGTGATATTGACTGGCAAATTAAATTTCCTGAAGCTTCCATCAAACATTTACCTTCCTTAAAGTCCGACCACTCTCCCATTTACCTTCAACTGTCTCCTGTCGCTCTCCCCAACAGGAGAAGACGTCCTTTTCGCTTCTTGGCAGCTTGGTTAAATCATCCAGAGTTTGATAATTTGGTCTCAAATAACTGGAGGGTCCAAGAATCTTGGAGTAATGGTGTTGAGAATTTCAAAAGCTCTCTTAAGACGTGGAATTCTGAGGTTTTTGGAGATATTAACAGAAAAAGTCAAGGATTCTTAGAAGACTTCAGGGTATAA
- the LOC130979282 gene encoding probable protein phosphatase 2C 80 yields MLSGILSKVNTTIYCQRIQEAITRQQAVPTPLLYRNPVLPLSSGHKVYRKSMATSPSKAVIGDVYVDDLVSSCSSGVDFTKPAGVYFKDRTQRGCLRVSVNLRRPQILCGSLSFGCSSAFDSDWRSRNSGSLHGPWLKSFCSSSSTSCSAGAPHGVSFEGSQPEEQLATSTISPEYGKTLKMISGSCYLPHPDKEETGGEDAHFICREEQAIGVADGVGGWADVGVNAGLFAQELISNSVRAIQEEPKGSFDPKRVLEKAHSCTKSKGSSTACIIALTDKGLHAINLGDSGFIVVRDGSTIFRSPVQQHDFNFTYQLESGNGGDLPSSAEVFVIPVAPGDVIVAGTDGLFDNLYNNEISAVVVHAVRAGLEPQVTAQRIAALARERALDKTRLSPFAAAAQEAGFRYYGGKLDDITVVVSYITSSTSE; encoded by the exons ATGCTATCTGGCATTCTCTCAAAGGTGAACACTACCATTTACTGTCAACGCATTCAGGAAGCAATTACACGGCAACAAGCAGTGCCAACACCATTATTGTACAGGAATCCAGTTCTGCCTCTTTCTTCAGGCCACAAGGTTTATAGAAAATCAATGGCTACTTCACCTTCCAAAGCTGTGATTGGAGATGTTTATGTTGATGACTTGGTCTCCAGTTGCAGCAGTGGTGTGGATTTCACAAAGCCTGCTGGTGTGTACTTCAAGGACAGGACTCAGAGAGGGTGCTTGAGAGTTAGTGTGAATTTAAGGAGGCCACAGATTTTGTGTGGTTCTCTAAGTTTTGGGTGCTCCTCTGCCTTTGATTCTGATTGGAGGAGCCGGAATTCAGGTTCGCTTCATGGACCATGGTTGAAGAGTTTCTGTTCCTCATCTTCTACTTCCTGCTCGGCTGGTGCTCCACATGGTGTTTCATTTGAGGGAAGCCAACCTGAAGAACAGCTTGCAACTTCTACCATATCTCCTGAATA tggaaagacattgaagATGATTTCAGGATCATGTTACCTACCTCACCCAGATAAGGAGGAGACAGGGGGAGAGGATGCTCATTTCATTTGCAGAGAAGAACAAGCAATTGGTGTTGCAGATGGTGTTGGTGGCTGGGCAGACGTTGGTGTTAATGCGGGGCTCTTTGCCCAGGAGCTTATATCCAATTCAGTGAGAGCAATTCAAGAGGAGCCTAAAGGTTCTTTTGATCCAAAAAGGGTGTTAGAGAAGGCTCATTCATGTACCAAGTCTAAGGGTTCATCTACAGCTTGTATCATTGCCCTTACTGATAAG GGATTACATGCTATCAATTTAGGTGACAGTGGATTCATTGTGGTTAGAGATGGTAGCACCATTTTCAGGTCCCCTGTTCAACAGCATGACTTCAATTTCACATATCAATTGGAGAGTGGCAATGGTGGTGACCTACCTAGCTCTGCTGAG GTTTTTGTAATACCTGTGGCCCCAGGAGATGTCATAGTTGCTGGAACAGATGGGTTATTTGACAACTTGTACAACAATGAGATCAGTGCAGTGGTTGTGCATGCGGTTAGAGCAGGACTAGAACCCCAAGTAACCGCTCAGAGGATAGCGGCACTAGCTCGCGAGCGAGCACTCGACAAGACTAGGCTGTCGCCGTTTGCTGCTGCTGCTCAGGAGGCTGGATTCCGATACTACGGCGGCAAGCTTGACGACATTACTGTTGTTGTGTCATATATAACCAGCTCAACTAGTGAGTGA
- the LOC130979798 gene encoding zinc finger protein GAI-ASSOCIATED FACTOR 1-like isoform X1 encodes MPVDLDNVSTASGEASVSSSGNQTVPSKSATKKKRNLPGMPDPDAEVIALSPKTLLATNRFVCEICNKGFQRDQNLQLHRRGHNLPWKLRQRSSKEVKKRVYVCPEPTCVHHDPSRALGDLTGIKKHFCRKHGEKKWKCDKCSKKYAVQSDWKAHSKICGTREYKCDCGTLFSRRDSFITHRAFCDALAEESARSQTHSQTTQSQIGVKVSSESDSKAVNAESSSPQPTPPPPATTPAPAPPPPPPPPVQPEAPPLPATTTTTTTTTQPNSVVVPLVLQTHNPELPENSPQIIEEPQANTALNGSCSSSTSSTSNGGTSSSVFASLFASSTASGNLQSQTPPAFTDLVRAMGPPDHPTDLPGPSSSEPISLCLATNHGSSIFGTGGQERRQYAPPPQPTMSATALLQKAAQMGAAATNASLLRGLGIVSSSASSSPAQQDGLQWGQQPAEPESASVPAGLGLGLSFDSGSGLKELMMGTPSMFGPKHTTLDFLGLGMAAGGTPGGGLSALITSIGGGLDVSAAAAASFGNGEFSGKDIGRST; translated from the exons ATGCCGGTTGATTTAGACAATGTTTCAACAGCTTCAGGGGAAGCTAGTGTTTCTTCCTCTGGCAATCAGACAGTACCTTCAAAATCAGCCACCAAGAAAAAGCGTAATCTTCCAGGAATGCCAG ATCCAGATGCAGAGGTGATTGCTCTGTCTCCGAAGACCCTATTGGCGACGAACAGATTCGTGTGCGAAATCTGCAACAAGGGTTTCCAGAGGGATCAGAACCTTCAGCTCCATCGAAGGGGTCACAACCTTCCATGGAAGCTGAGGCAGAGGTCGAGCAAGGAGGTGAAGAAGAGGGTGTACGTGTGCCCCGAGCCAACGTGCGTTCACCACGATCCTTCACGCGCGCTCGGGGATCTCACCGGAATCAAGAAGCACTTCTGCAGAAAGCACGGGGAGAAGAAGTGGAAATGCGACAAGTGCTCTAAGAAATACGCTGTTCAATCAGATTGGAAGGCTCACTCTAAGATTTGCGGCACTAGAGAGTACAAATGCGATTGTGGCACTTTGTTCTCAAG gAGGGATAGCTTCATCACGCATAGGGCTTTTTGTGATGCGTTGGCGGAGGAAAGTGCGAGATCTCAGACTCATTCACAAACTACTCAGTCTCAGATTGGTGTTAAGGTTAGTTCTGAATCAGATTCTAAGGCTGTTAATGCTGAATCTTCGTCGCCTCAGCCGACACCTCCACCTCCTGCTACTACTCCTGCTCCTGCTCCTCCACCACCGCCGCCTCCTCCGGTTCAGCCGGAAGCTCCGCCACTGCCGGCCACTACTActactaccaccaccaccacccagCCAAACAGTGTTGTTGTGCCACTGGTTTTGCAGACTCATAATCCAG AGTTGCCAGAAAATTCCCCACAAATCATAGAAGAGCCACAAGCTAACACTGCTCTGAATGGGAGCTGTAGCAGCAGCACTAGCTCAACAAGCAATGGTGGTACTAGCAGCAGTGTATTTGCAAGTTTGTTTGCTTCATCAACTGCATCGGGTAACCTGCAATCCCAAACACCACCTGCATTTACCGACCTCGTAAGGGCCATGGGGCCCCCTGATCATCCAACAGATCTCCCAGGGCCATCCTCCTCGGAGCCCATTTCTTTGTGCCTTGCCACTAATCATGGCTCGTCAATTTTTGGAACAGGAGGGCAGGAGCGCCGCCAATATGCACCACCGCCACAGCCAACCATGTCTGCCACTGCTTTGCTGCAAAAAGCAGCTCAAATGGGTGCGGCTGCAACCAATGCCTCGCTGCTTCGTGGTTTAGGTATAGTGTCCTCATCTGCTTCGTCTTCACCAGCTCAGCAAGATGGCTTGCAATGGGGTCAGCAGCCGGCTGAACCAGAGAGTGCCTCGGTTCCGGCGGGGCTTGGACTTGGGCTGTCTTTTGACAGTGGCTCTGGACTAAAGGAATTAATGATGGGGACTCCTTCCATGTTTGGTCCAAAGCATACCACCCTCGATTTTCTAGGATTGGGGATGGCTGCTGGGGGAACTCCTGGTGGAGGCTTGTCGGCACTCATCACATCTATTGGTGGTGGTTTGGATGTTAGTGCTGCAGCAGCAGCATCTTTTGGAAACGGAGAGTTTTCTGGCAAAGACATTGGGCGGAGCACATGA
- the LOC130979798 gene encoding zinc finger protein GAI-ASSOCIATED FACTOR 1-like isoform X2 yields the protein MPVDLDNVSTASGEASVSSSGNQTVPSKSATKKKRNLPGMPDPDAEVIALSPKTLLATNRFVCEICNKGFQRDQNLQLHRRGHNLPWKLRQRSSKEVKKRVYVCPEPTCVHHDPSRALGDLTGIKKHFCRKHGEKKWKCDKCSKKYAVQSDWKAHSKICGTREYKCDCGTLFSRRDSFITHRAFCDALAEESARSQTHSQTTQSQIGVKVSSESDSKAVNAESSSPQPTPPPPATTPAPAPPPPPPPPVQPEAPPLPATTTTTTTTTQPNSVVVPLVLQTHNPELPENSPQIIEEPQANTALNGSCSSSTSSTSNGGTSSSVFASLFASSTASGGQERRQYAPPPQPTMSATALLQKAAQMGAAATNASLLRGLGIVSSSASSSPAQQDGLQWGQQPAEPESASVPAGLGLGLSFDSGSGLKELMMGTPSMFGPKHTTLDFLGLGMAAGGTPGGGLSALITSIGGGLDVSAAAAASFGNGEFSGKDIGRST from the exons ATGCCGGTTGATTTAGACAATGTTTCAACAGCTTCAGGGGAAGCTAGTGTTTCTTCCTCTGGCAATCAGACAGTACCTTCAAAATCAGCCACCAAGAAAAAGCGTAATCTTCCAGGAATGCCAG ATCCAGATGCAGAGGTGATTGCTCTGTCTCCGAAGACCCTATTGGCGACGAACAGATTCGTGTGCGAAATCTGCAACAAGGGTTTCCAGAGGGATCAGAACCTTCAGCTCCATCGAAGGGGTCACAACCTTCCATGGAAGCTGAGGCAGAGGTCGAGCAAGGAGGTGAAGAAGAGGGTGTACGTGTGCCCCGAGCCAACGTGCGTTCACCACGATCCTTCACGCGCGCTCGGGGATCTCACCGGAATCAAGAAGCACTTCTGCAGAAAGCACGGGGAGAAGAAGTGGAAATGCGACAAGTGCTCTAAGAAATACGCTGTTCAATCAGATTGGAAGGCTCACTCTAAGATTTGCGGCACTAGAGAGTACAAATGCGATTGTGGCACTTTGTTCTCAAG gAGGGATAGCTTCATCACGCATAGGGCTTTTTGTGATGCGTTGGCGGAGGAAAGTGCGAGATCTCAGACTCATTCACAAACTACTCAGTCTCAGATTGGTGTTAAGGTTAGTTCTGAATCAGATTCTAAGGCTGTTAATGCTGAATCTTCGTCGCCTCAGCCGACACCTCCACCTCCTGCTACTACTCCTGCTCCTGCTCCTCCACCACCGCCGCCTCCTCCGGTTCAGCCGGAAGCTCCGCCACTGCCGGCCACTACTActactaccaccaccaccacccagCCAAACAGTGTTGTTGTGCCACTGGTTTTGCAGACTCATAATCCAG AGTTGCCAGAAAATTCCCCACAAATCATAGAAGAGCCACAAGCTAACACTGCTCTGAATGGGAGCTGTAGCAGCAGCACTAGCTCAACAAGCAATGGTGGTACTAGCAGCAGTGTATTTGCAAGTTTGTTTGCTTCATCAACTGCATCGG GAGGGCAGGAGCGCCGCCAATATGCACCACCGCCACAGCCAACCATGTCTGCCACTGCTTTGCTGCAAAAAGCAGCTCAAATGGGTGCGGCTGCAACCAATGCCTCGCTGCTTCGTGGTTTAGGTATAGTGTCCTCATCTGCTTCGTCTTCACCAGCTCAGCAAGATGGCTTGCAATGGGGTCAGCAGCCGGCTGAACCAGAGAGTGCCTCGGTTCCGGCGGGGCTTGGACTTGGGCTGTCTTTTGACAGTGGCTCTGGACTAAAGGAATTAATGATGGGGACTCCTTCCATGTTTGGTCCAAAGCATACCACCCTCGATTTTCTAGGATTGGGGATGGCTGCTGGGGGAACTCCTGGTGGAGGCTTGTCGGCACTCATCACATCTATTGGTGGTGGTTTGGATGTTAGTGCTGCAGCAGCAGCATCTTTTGGAAACGGAGAGTTTTCTGGCAAAGACATTGGGCGGAGCACATGA